DNA sequence from the Dunckerocampus dactyliophorus isolate RoL2022-P2 chromosome 4, RoL_Ddac_1.1, whole genome shotgun sequence genome:
catgtgtaaaaataaaaaatttgtgctttaaatatttttggttttgttttttttgtcttagtcagaaacacacacactaaaaatgTTTTGCTCTTGCAATTAAAAGAACCCCCTCCCAAAAAATGTGGGGATTcattaatttgttgttttttttaacaacctaaaaaaaatgttttaaattttgttttacagaaaaaatgatttttaaaaaaattgagaatttgctacaattttttttgttgtttttttgtttccagaAGGGGgtttcatttccatttttaatttATGGCGCTAATTATAAATCGAGcgagaaatgaaaggatgatatgctaagaagttatatatatttcaagaaaaaactgcatctcagcttggtgaaaaaaacttagtatcaacttcgctctttgctctttttcccccctttttgctgtttttttcccccaatatttcaactgtcttcctaaataatcttttgtcaattttgtttttgtaatattctgactttatttgtataaaattttgactttattcccatattataactttttctccccagccaagttttccaaaaaatgacaactttattgttgtatatgttttgtttgttttccatagTATAACTAACATTACAACTTGTTTAATATTCAACTGTATGCTATTAaaattcctcataatattacaagtttattctcgtaaaattgcaaaaaccctcacaaaatttaaaaaaaaaaactttttttttggttgggatgcaacttttttcttttaatattttgactttattctggtaaaatttcagcagtttttttttcaatgtttcagctatttcaacatttttctagtaaattttcttcttgtcgtttgactttattcccgttttttttttttacaacaattttatttgtttttttctttttcataatattacataatattgatgacatcataatattacaatgcaaaaaatactacaaattattttttaaatatcttcaatatttcaactttatgctactaaaatgatgttatttttcctcataagaaaTTTACAACTAATTGTTAGATTATgactcttttctcttaatattttgactttattcttgtgaaattacagctgtttttttttttaagttccagctatttcagcatttttctcgtaaattttcttcttgtcgtttgactttattcccataatattttgactttattgtcatcacgttataactttttccccaacctgtttttcatattacaacaatgaaaaaaatattattaaacattatttttttaaataatctctttaatatttcaaccttatgctgctaaaatggtgTTAGgttataataataaagttacaactttttcttgttggattgacttttttctcttaatattttgactttattcttgtgaaattactgctgttttttttagttttcttgttaaattatagctTCAGAATGTgtcgttggacacccctgctttgtgTTACGTTATATATTTGAAATATAAGATTTCTTTTATTACACATTCTAGcatatattattatcattaaatataaaaatgtgtaaagaaAGATAACTAGCCATGTTCTTCTTgtatcttaaagggatagttgggatgttttgacatgacatgggggtcactgttgatgtactacactgctgatggggatgtcacacaacttcatgtcaaaaaaatcccaactatccctttaacaaccTAAAAACCAGTGTGGTGCCGTTGTGAGGTTTTTGTCTTTCAGACCAGGTTGAAGTCCTTGAGGTTGTGTCTCAGGATGGTGTCTTTGATGGCCACAAAGACAAAGCGAATGTTTTCCGTGTCCGTAGCGCAGGTGAAGTGAGGATAGAGCGTCTTGTCCTTGTCCGTGTTTTGCTCCTGGTACATCTTTAGGATGAACTCCCGGGCGGACACCGCGTCCTGACGAGGGCCTGAGCAAATTTTTGTTGCGCAATTATTGACTAGTTTGTCATTTCTAGGTTCTTCAGCGTCCAATCATATGAAACAGTGACTCTCAACTGATGGGTCAGTGGCTTGCGGGTCTTTggttggggggggaaaaaatcatacaaaaataatcttttgcttttgttctgaagttgtttttttttttggaatgcagCAGGGTGTCTGTCGTCTGTTAATACCCCTTAAGGTGGCGACATCGGTTTGTAGTGCTATTGTAATGCTTACATtaacaaaaacatatatatgCCCACATccataacccgcaaggcatgccggGTATCCTTGTGGTAATTACTCTTCCTTACACGCTACACATGCCATTTGGATCGCctccaaaccagttgagaaccactgatataAAAGGTATGCTATCATCCCATCCCGTAACAGGTGTGTATGACGCTGTGTAATGTAAACCATGGATCTCCaaattattttctctttttatttccTCGAATTGCAaagaattttttgtttttgggtaacagcagcaagaacattttatttatttatttatttgtgtgattatcagaaaaaaaatgtcttaattggataaaaaaaaaaacaaagacaactcAAAATTTTGAGATACATTACATGCTTTTAATTTTGGTTTAGTTTGTagtttttggtcttttttttttcttaaaaaaaaaaaaaaaaattggtataAAACCAAAGCCCAAAATCAGGAGGTACATTATTGAACTAGGagatttttgctttttattaaTATCCTTTTTAATTAGATAAGAAGaaacttttttgtaattttgtgaaggtttttgtgatcaatcataaaaaacaatcattttatttagtgtaaaaataaaagataaCATTTGCAGATACATGCCTTTAATTTTTagtttagtgttttgtttttgttttttttataaaaaaatatttttgggataAAACCATAGCCCAAAATCTGGAGATACATGCCtcaattttaaatgttttgttttttatgaaaacaaaaaacatttttaattatatatcCAATCAACAGCCtgcatgacaaaataaaattttgtaTTTCCAAATTTGGTgagtttttttgtcttgtccaacaaagaaaaaagtaacttttctttgtgttttgcaatgtttggatatccatgtttcattcatttttgcgTAATACATGTAAATGTTGCTACAACAAAACAGAAACCTAATTGTTAGCCAACATTAACATGTTTAGCAGCAATGACGTTGGCGaacataaaatgttttgtgtctctTTACGAgaatagtcgtaaatttacgtctTTATTATCAGAAATTTACaactctttattctcgtaaatttactaccTGATTCTTGTCAATTTAGAACAacattgtacatttacgagaataaagtcgtaaatttaagactttttttgttgtaaatttccgactatTCTCGTAACATGACTTTCTTGtatatgtacaactttatttatcagAATAAAGGCTTTTTCATtctttactctcgtaaaattattccttttttgttctcataaatttacgactttttctcgccAATcgaagactttttttctcgtaaatatgactttattcttgtaaatttacgagaaaacttgtaaatttattactatttatttactattctcgtaatataatgactttcttgtacgactttatttaggagaataaagaattgtatatttacgagaaaaagttttacatttctGAGAATTTAGTTGtacatttctgatttttttttttttgtaagtttagGACTTTCTCTgaaatttagaattttttttcttggaaatttccaattttttctctcgtaaatgtatgactttattctcgtaaatttgcaactttagtcatgaaattacgagaaaaacagCCGTAaatttattctagtaaatttgtgaaaaaaagctgtaaatttacggctttttttctcgtacatgcACAAGTTAATTCTCGAACTCTGagattgtatttatttctttttcccaatgtggccctaacactCGTACTTGTCGTAGTTGAGCTACTGACCAGTGAATTGGGGAAAGTAGTCTGCCAGGTGGGAGTGCATGATCTTCTCCTTGAGGATGTCCGTCTTGTTGAGGAAGAGGATGACGGAGGAGCGCTGGAACCACGAGTACGTGATGATGGTCTTAAAAAGCGCCTTGCTCTCCTCCATGCGGTTCTGAGCGATGACATCATCAGTGACACCACGGCCGTGGACGTTCAAGCGCCCGAAAAGCCATCCCCCTCACCTCGTTGTCGCACTCCACCAGAACCTGGTCGTACTCGCTGAGCGCCACCAGGAAGATGATGGAGGTGACGTTCTCGAAGCAGTGGATCCACTTCCTGCGCTCTGATCTTTGACCCCCAACGTCCACCATCCTGCCATGACGACATGTGACATTTGACACTCGGGCCCGTCCGTCTTACTACTCATCACGTGGGGGAACCTACCTGAAGATGACGCTCTCCAGGTCAAAGGGGTACTCGATGATTCCCGTGGTGGGAACCCGCACCCGCAGGATGTCCTGGAGATTGGGTACATAGGAGGGCTGTGCGATCCGGTCCAGTTCCGTCAAATAACTGCAGATAATGATCAATTGGACTCGTCACTGGACCATCACATCTTCACTGACACCGTCCCAGACTCACTATTTGGTGGCGTCAGACAGCTGGTATTCCCGCCGGCGGTCGTAGCATTCCCGCACGCCGGCGTCCGTCCACAGACTCCTGATGGCCTCCACGTGGTTCTGGTCCAAGTCCTCCACCTtgtccacctccacctccaggatcatgatggcgctgtTCTGCCCCCCCCAATGGGATACAACGTGAGTGACCATCAGACTTCAAATCAGTCCAGTTCTGCTTCAAAAAGCGAAAAGGTCCCTTTGAAGAATACAAAGATTTTTCCTTTTGATGATCACCCAAAAAATGAGAgatacatgctttcattttgaGTTTTCTGCTTTTTGTCAGAAATaatttgcttttttattggaGAGAAACAAGAAAGATCTCAAAATCTGggatacatattttttattttatttgctctcttgtttttgtttttgtttttttttaaataaaaaatattctagGGGGGATAAAACCAAAGCCCAAAATCTGGAGATGCAtgctttgacttttttttttcttttatgagacatttgttttttattggataaaaacaaaaaaggtcaaAAAAAAATTTAGAGATAAATGCTTGGAAGAGATCAATTTTGAGATAAATTTTGTGAGACCTTTTGTTATCAAACAAATTCGGTTAAATTCTTTAGTATAAACACAAAGATAAAATCTGGAgataattttgttttatttttttaaacatgtatgttttttggaataaaaCCAAAGGCCAAAATCTGGAGATACATGTAAAATATtgccttttttgctttttatcaaaacatttttaattagataaaaacaataattcaaCAAAATTtggagatgcatttttttaaattttgtgagGGTTTTTGtggtcaaacaaaaaaaaattagtaTAAAAACAATGGTAAAATCTGGAGATACACGCTTtcaattttgtctttatttttagttctttctctttttttatatttatattttaaaatatatatattttgaggTTTTGGGGGGGCATCAAAAAAGTATTGTAGTCCAAAATGTGGAACTACATGCTATaattttgaggttttttttttaatcagaaaccTTTTAGATAAAAACAAAACTTGACTAAATTcgacaatacattttttttttttattttgtgaggGTTTTTTCTGGAAATACATGCtttcaattttttgtttttacttactgtttttacttacttttttaatCAAGAAATAGTATTGGTGATAAAACCAAAGCCCAAAATCTGGAGatacatattttcattttaaattttttgctttttatcaggaatgtttttttaattggccaaaaacaaagaaagaaaaactttggacataCAGggtagagttaaaaaaaaaataaataaaaaaaatggagaaacagtatgtgcttttaattttgttttaagttttttttctctcaacttCTCTTATGCATTTCCAAAATCAGGAGATGCGTGCTTTAATTTggaattttttgcttttctcaaaaacatttttaattacataaagaccaaaactcttttttttgtaaattttgtaaGACCTTTTGTTATCAAACATTCAGTTCAATTCTTTAGTATAAACACAAAGATAAAATCtggagatacatgcttttaattttgttttaatttaaaaaaaaaaaaacaactaaaaataaaaaaagataaatttggatgtattttcttaaattttatggaccccccaccccttttttccccattggaaACAACAAATATTTTTCAGTATAATTTCCTTTGGAAAGTGTACTGGCAAAGCTATTTTGGAAGATATCATTAAAAATCAATAGGATCCTGACTTGAGCAAACagaatatcaaagtgtcccACTATATGCTGCCTTAAAGTTGAGCAATAAAggctgcaagtgtgtgtgtgtgtgtgtgtgtgtgtgtgtgtgtgtgtgtgtgtgtgtgtgtgttacacctggttgtgtgtgtgagcaaaAGGCAGGTGCAGAGTGTGCATGGCCCTCAGCATGGTCTGCATGGACGTGTAGATGTTCTGGTAGACCAGCTTGGCGTAGGTCCTCTTGTCCTCCTTGC
Encoded proteins:
- the LOC129179610 gene encoding guanine nucleotide-binding protein subunit alpha-14-like, whose product is MAGCCVSAEAMEKQRINEEIEKQLRRDKKDSSRELKLLLLGTGESGKSTFIKQMRIIHGGGYSKEDKRTYAKLVYQNIYTSMQTMLRAMHTLHLPFAHTHNQNSAIMILEVEVDKVEDLDQNHVEAIRSLWTDAGVRECYDRRREYQLSDATKYYLTELDRIAQPSYVPNLQDILRVRVPTTGIIEYPFDLESVIFRMVDVGGQRSERRKWIHCFENVTSIIFLVALSEYDQVLVECDNENRMEESKALFKTIITYSWFQRSSVILFLNKTDILKEKIMHSHLADYFPQFTGPRQDAVSAREFILKMYQEQNTDKDKTLYPHFTCATDTENIRFVFVAIKDTILRHNLKDFNLV